In Schizosaccharomyces osmophilus chromosome 2, complete sequence, the following proteins share a genomic window:
- the kap114 gene encoding karyopherin/importin beta family nuclear import signal receptor Kap14, with protein sequence MAESNIKKALELAQYPETNVRLQAELELKTLETLPDFPLYLTNIAASRASIPLRLGSLIYLQRFITHHWSPLFEQFQEGPIPDENIKRTVKEILLRQLLSLENHQLNKAVAYAVSLIANVDFPDEWPEVFPCLLQLLESNNENSINAALDVLCELIDESLVEEQFFIITPRLSETLYQLVLPTPPNDSLRKLQARAIGLFRSCLELLEMYKETRSEPVRVFVDRLLPPWMDLFTQKLQSPLFQGNELLGDSTGTFCIMGEISLSLSKLRELFPSKLSTYVVRLVDLIWDILQKLLPIYLRDVVFGNPVNENVFGIEFPFRYLIELLQFVGVALQNKSVQALFLATNASSSSLPPCISILVQYAQLSKGQVELYENDVNEYIVNETNYDSIVDTVRGAAVNVLSSFEQHTNLGLQQHIRELAATYVLQNDINWVDQEALLYACCSIDATSDDTYDDFLEPVYKAISVRMQTSNVPEILMAGFFNFVGYFSESTPLAIEFFQIFLNCISNAAQSDLVKYAAIKGIERLCSVSEIKPSTSVQPAVLQVLREFVQNSYDESLVLLVEAITALARLDCEKAAEPDSSFIPVLFNLIANNPSDPYLSGLIEDTFEDLTSEAASYESVCEITMPELLQVLSHPDPNLVNVGCTLLSSLIRAGPSPLPNGFINYVLPPIYQITETHNDDLELLQLSQEIIRELLRKDCPQVLRSEISGATGLQYILYILQKLLLSKSDDSSCFLVGTILLELLEHANQALDLHPVLLSCLQRAVVAEQPRFIQSIIYVFSKMINKNAEAVLNFLSGCTLDDRGTSALEALMQVWCDNYVYFSNFKNLSVICIAMTNIYKAETSLLDAIQVKGDIISQSDRIVTRSQSRLHPNQYTSINVREKLIKLLLDEYISLFRESIVEEVSNDEGDDWDDGPSNVEEDFGLSADEINELAKDEFPSVKTPAEGEDDTADLQFHLLDFFKSAMAANLNNFNDCASRLTVEQQAALANIK encoded by the exons ATGGCAGAAAGcaatattaaaaaagctCTTGAGCTCGCTCAATACCCTGAAACCAATGTTCGTTTACAGGCAGAACTTGAATTGAAGACTTTGGAAACTTTGCCTG ATTTCCCTCTGTACTTGACAAACATCGCAGCTTCTAGGGCTTCAATTCCCTTGCGATTG GGATCCTTGATTTATTTGCAGCGTTTTATCACTCATCACTGGTCTCCTTTGTTTGAACAGTTCCAAGAAGGACCTATACCTGATGAGAATATTAAGCGCACGGTGAAAGAGATCCTTCTTCGCCaattgctttctttggaaaaccaCCAGCTTAATAAAGCAGTCGCTTATGCAGTATCTTTGATAGCAAATGTTGACTTCCCCGACGAGTGGCCTGAAGTTTTTCCTTGCCTTCTACAGTTACTCGAGTCAAACAACGAAAATTCTATTAATGCCGCTCTTGATGTGTTGTGTGAGTTAATTGATGAATCACTAGTGGAAGAACAATTCTTCATTATAACCCCACGCCTTTCTGAGACTTTGTATCAGCTGGTTTTGCCAACTCCTCCTAATGATTCTTTACGAAAATTGCAAGCCCGTGCAATAGGATTGTTTCGTTCGTGCCTGGAGTTACTGGAAATGTACAAAGAAACCCGTTCTGAGCCAGTCCGCGTCTTTGTTGATCGACTATTGCCTCCATGGATGGATTTGTTCACCCAAAAATTACAGTCTCCTCTTTTTCAGGGTAATGAACTCTTGGGTGACTCTACGGGTACATTTTGCATAATGGGAGAAATTTCATTGTCTTTATCGAAGCTTAGGGAATTGTTTCCATCAAAGTTATCGACCTATGTTGTAAGACTGGTAGATCTCATATGGGATATTCTCCAAAAGCTGCTCCCAATTTATCTCAGGGATGTAGTTTTTGGCAATCCTGTAAATGAGAACGTTTTTGGCATCGAATTTCCATTTCGTTACTTAATTGAACTCCTTCAGTTCGTTGGTGTGGCTCTACAAAACAAATCTGTTCAAGCTCTATTCTTGGCCACCAatgcttcttcatcttctctTCCTCCTTGTATCTCCATTTTGGTGCAATATGCTCAGCTTTCTAAAGGCCAAGTTGAACTTTACGAAAACGACGTTAACGAGTATATAGTCAACGAAACAAACTATGACTCAATTGTTGATACAGTCCGCGGAGCTGCTGTCAATgtgctttcttcttttgaacaGCACACAAATTTAGGGCTCCAGCAGCATATTCGGGAACTGGCCGCTACATACGTATTGCAAAATGACATAAATTGGGTTGATCAAGAAGCTTTATTATACGCATGCTGTTCAATCGATGCTACTTCAGATGATACTTACGACGATTTTTTGGAGCCCGTATACAAAGCCATATCTGTTCGAATGCAAACTTCAAATGTTCCGGAAATATTGATGGCTGGTTTCTTTAACTTCGTTGGCTACTTTTCAGAAAGTACTCCTTTAGctattgaatttttccaaatatttttgaattgcATTTCAAATGCTGCTCAATCGGATTTGGTCAAATATGCTGCCATTAAGGGAATTGAGAGGTTATGCTCAGTCAGTGAAATAAAACCATCAACTTCGGTACAACCTGCTGTTTTACAAGTCCTTAGAGAGTTTGTGCAAAACAGCTATGATGAATCACTCGTTCTTCTCGTTGAAGCAATTACAGCGTTAGCCCGATTAGACTGTGAAAAGGCTGCGGAACCGGATAGTTCGTTTATTCCTGTATTATTCAATCTTATAGCTAATAATCCTTCTGATCCTTATCTTTCTGGACTAATTGAAGATACATTTGAGGATCTTACTAGTGAGGCTGCTAGTTATGAAAGTGTCTGCGAAATAACTATGCCAGAACTTTTACAAGTTTTAAGCCATCCGGACCCCAACCTGGTAAATGTTGGTTGCAcccttctttcttctttaattcGTGCAGGGCCTTCTCCTCTTCCTAATGGCTTTATCAACTACGTTTTGCCCCCTATTTACCAAATTACAGAAACACATAATGATGATCTGGAGTTGCTTCAACTTTCACAAGAAATTATAAGAGAGCTGTTGCGTAAAGACTGCCCTCAGGTATTAAGATCAGAAATATCAGGAGCAACCGGACTTCAGTATATTCTGTATATATTGCAGAAACTCTTATTGAGTAAGTCCGATGATTCCTCATGCTTCCTTGTGGGCACCATTCTCTTAGAACTTTTGGAGCATGCAAATCAAGCCTTAGATTTGCATCctgttttgctttcttgTTTGCAAAGAGCAGTTGTTGCTGAACAACCTCGCTTTATTCAG AGCATCATTTACGTTTTTTCTAAAATGATTAACAAAAACGCTGAAGCTGtcttgaattttttgagcGGCTGTACTTTAGATGATAGAGGAACATCTGCATTGGAAGCGTTGATGCAAGTTTGGTGTGATAATTATGTTTACTTCAGTAACTTCAAGAACTTATCTGTCAT CTGTATCGCAATGACAAATATCTATAAAGCAGAGACAAGTCTTTTGGATGCAATTCAAGTGAAAGGTGATATTATATCACAATCTGATAGAATCGTTACCCGTTCACAGTCTCGTTTAC ATCCAAACCAGTATACTTCCATCAACGTACGAGAAAAATTGATAAAACTGTTACTGGATGAATATATTTCACTTTTTAGAGAATCTATTGTTGAAGAAGTTTCCAATGATGAGGGTGATGATTGGGACGATGGCCCATCGAATGTAGAAGAAGACTTTGGTTTATCTGCTGATG AAATAAACGAACTTGCTAAAGATGAATTTCCATCTGTAAAAACGCCCGCTGAAGGAGAGGATGATACGGCAGACTTACAG TTCCATCtgcttgattttttcaaaagtgCGATGGCAGCCAATCTTAATAACTTTAATGATTGTGCTTCAAGGCTTACTGTAGAGCAGCAAGCTGCTTTGGCAAACATTAAATAG
- the ppa3 gene encoding serine/threonine protein phosphatase PP2A catalytic subunit Ppa3 yields MLDLDQILERLYHKQIIAEPVIAYLCSLAKELLIQESNVVRLSTPITVVGDIHGQFEDLLEIFRIGGPCPFTNYIFLGDYVDRGYYSVETITLLLCLKLRYPKRITLLRGNHESRGITQTYGFYSECLRKYGSANVWKQITDIFDFLTLAATIDDSIFCVHGGLSPSIQHINQIVVLDRFREFPHEGAMADLLWSDPDPSIQEFSLSPRGAGYSFGEVIVSKFLYENNMDHILRAHQLCSEGYQILFEKKLSTVWSAPNYCYRCANLASILQIDTDKSKFFNVFDAAPNQENPYVEPTAKATEYFL; encoded by the exons ATGCTTGATTTGGACCAAATACTAGAGAGGCTTTACCATAAGCAAATTATTGCAGAACCAGTGATTGCATACCTTTGTAGCTTGGCGAAAGAGTTACTAATACAAGAAAGTAACGTTGTGCGTCTTTCCACTCCGATAACTGTAGTCGGCGACATTCATGG CCAGTTTGAGGATTTATTAGAGATTTTTCGTATTGGAGGTCCTTGCCCGTTCACTAACTATATATTCCTGG GCGACTATGTTGATCGTGGCTACTATAGCGTCGAAACAATCACTCTACTTCTGTGTTTAAAACTCAGATAcccaaaaagaattaccTTACTTAGAGGTAACCACGAATCTAGAGGAATTACCCAAACCTACGGATTTTACTCTGAATGCCTTAGAAAGTATGGTTCTGCAAACGTCTGGAAGCAAATCACAGACATATTTGACTTTTTGACTCTTGCAGCTACTATCGACGATAGTATTTTTTGTGTTCACGGAGGGCTTTCACCCAGTATCCAACACATTAATCAAATTGTAGTACTTGATCGCTTCCGAGAGTTCCCTCACGAAGGAGCCATGGCTGATTTGCTATGGTCCGATCCAGATCCAAGTATCcaagaattttctttatctCCTAGAGGTGCAGGATATTCCTTTGGAGAAGTGATTGTTTCCAAGTTTCTTTATGAAAACAACATGGATCATATCTTACGAGCTCATCAGCTATGTAGTGAGGGATATCAAATATTATTTGAGAAAAAGCTATCAACTGTTTGGTCAGCTCCTAATTATTGCTATCGTTGTGCTAATTTAGCCAGCATTCTCCAAATTGATACGGACAAATCTaagtttttcaatgttttcgACGCAGCCCCTAACCAAGAGAACCCGTACGTTGAACCAACCGCGAAGGCAACggaatattttctttag
- a CDS encoding mRNA cleavage and polyadenylation specificity factor complex subunit — protein MMKNIDIPKGCEWRFEVEEPGIQIRLATGNAEYFGTELALGPPYDFEQVKGAIFTWQGCTLEVEGEPSVEYVAEETPMCTYLNLYFALENLRKKAEGNASMDPSISGPRVCLIGPKSSGKTSVMKILESYSLKQSRHPICVNLDPSQPMVALPGSISAFHNATILDIQEATGFGTSMSTGPTHILAKSPLVYNYGLDSPFDNPKLYKSCCSRLALAVNSRMTQSLDASVSGCLVDTCSLQENNERYQDTLHSIITDFRINIVLVLGSERLYSTMKRSYSDASWLSVVKLPSSGGCIEREPEWIAKWQSRCLKQYFYGDERMPLSPLSIIVDSTQLVVYRVLEASESGPKSSVLPIGFEEESGQSDDKGTYMSLALSGKGQYLERITTEAMTILQNSILAISSVSEDENETAIIDSCILGYVFVTDVDDVKNRMTLLSPVPDRLPSNALIMGTCKWQE, from the exons atgatgaaaaatattGATATTCCTAAAGGGTGTGAATGGCGTTTTGAAGTTGAAGAACCAGGGATTCAAATCCGG CTTGCAACTGGAAATGCCGAGTATTTTGGTACAGAACTCGCTTTGGGCCCTCCCTACGATTTCGAACAAGTTAAAGGAGCAATCTTTACTTGGCAGGGTTGTACTCTAGAAGTGGAAGGAGAACCTTCTGTAGAGTATGTAGCTGAAGAAACTCCTATGTGTACATATTTAAATCTGTATTTTGCTTTGGAGAATTTACGGAAAAAGGCTGAGGGCAATGCTTCAATGGATCCTTCGATTTCAGGTCCTAGAGTGTGTCTTATCGGACCCAAAAGCTCTGGAAAAACGAGTGTTATGAAGATCCTAGAATCATACTCACTAAAACAATCTCGACACCCCATTTGTGTCAACCTGGACCCCAGTCAACCCATGGTTGCTCTCCCAGGCTCTATATCCGCTTTTCACAATGCCACCATCTTGGACATCCAAGAGGCAACTGGCTTTGGCACGAGTATGTCCACTGGCCCAACTCACATTCTTGCAAAGTCTCCTCTGGTTTACAATTATGGATTGGATAGCCCTTTTGATAACCCAAAACTTTACAAGTCTTGTTGTTCTCGTTTAGCACTTGCTGTAAATTCTCGAATGACTCAAAGCTTGGATGCATCTGTCTCTGGATGTCTCGTCGACACATGTTCCttacaagaaaacaatgaGCGCTACCAAGATACTCTTCACTCTATTATTACAGACTTTCGTATCAATATTGTCCTTGTATTGGGCTCGGAGCGATTGTACAGCACTATGAAGCGTAGTTACAGTGACGCCTCTTGGCTTTCTGTTGTCAAACTTCCGTCAAGTGGAGGATGTATTGAAAGAGAACCCGAATGGATTGCAAAATGGCAGTCTAGATGCTTAAAGCAATACTTTTACGGAGATGAACGAATGCCTCTTTCTCCGCTTTCCATTATCGTTGATTCCACCCAGTTAGTAGTCTATCGCGTGTTAGAAGCATCAGAAAGTGGGCCAAAGTCTTCGGTTCTTCCTATAggttttgaagaagaatctggTCAATCAGACGACAAAGGCACTTACATGTCTTTAGCTCTTAGTGGGAAGGGTCAGTATTTAGAAAGGATTACAACTGAAGCAATGACGATTTTACAGAACTCGATTCTGGCGATTTCAAGCGTAAgtgaagatgaaaatgaaactgCAATTATTGATTCTTGTATACTCGGCTACGTCTTTGTCACCGATGTAGACGATGTGAAAAACCGAATGACCCTTCTTTCGCCTGTACCAGATCGACTTCCAAGTAATGCTTTAATTATGGGAACTTGTAAATGGCAGGAGtaa